GGATTTTTGACCGGCAATGCGGTTGATGAGCTTAACTGCGAGGGAATCATTGACTGAATTATTTGAGGCGCACTAGGTCCCCATCACCCTATGAGTCGGCGTAGTACGGCTGACGCGCAGCGGAACCCGGCTACGCGACGTCACCAAAGAGTCAACACCGCCTAACAGGCGCCCAACCGTTCGTCGCTCTTCACCAACGGCGTCCTTGTAAGCGTTGCGGAGATTCGGGAGCTCCGGGAACAGTATGCTTAATTCGCCGGGAATCCAAGATAGCCTAACGGACGGCCCAAGAGCGAGCGCGCGCCATCGGGGTTCGTGGTAACTGATGCTGGCCGCACCCTGGAAATGGCCGTCTTTCCAGGCCCCGTCCAGGAGTTCGATGGGGCGCACCCCAAGGTTGAAGTTGTAGTGGGTGGAGAGGAATTGCTGGAAGTGACCGGAGACCGTGTTAAAGGCGAGCAGGGCGATGTAGGAGGGGTCCATGACAGGGTTGGTCCCTTGGCTGATCCGGGTTGGCAATTATAGTCCGAGCGGCGTTGCAGAGCACGATCCGCAACACCGACGGCGCTGGGACGCTCGCGTCGATGTCTGCCGCTAGCCGTTTTACAACAGTCGGTTGCAAAATGTGTCGTGCTCGCCCATCACGTCAGGGACAATGCGGGCTTCCAGCCAACCGCGACGGGCGGCTCTGATCGCCCAGGGTGCGCCGCGCGCACCCGTGGCCACACGAACCTGATAAAATTCCGGGAGAAACCCAGGAATTCCTGCCGAATCCGGAAGCCGACTCATGAGCCAAGTGACACTCAGCGCGAACAGATTCCGAGTCCTTGAGAACCTGAACTGGTCTCCGGACGGCCTCTGCCTCCTCGTCGGCGCCAATGGTTCAGGCAAGACGACGACGCTTGATCTGCTGCGCTTCCTGCGTAATTTCTTCGAGCGAGGGCAGGAGAATGCCTTCCTCAGTATCGACGGCGGCCATATCCGAACCCGTGGTCTGGCGGAAGGCGAGCCGGTCGAACTGGAGTTCGCGATCGGCGAGATCCGCTGGCGATTAAGTTTGCCGCTCTCCGATTCGGGCTTCACGGGCACTTATGGCGAGACCCTGCTGCGCGGTGACGAGACTATCCTGCATACTGAAATGTTTTCCGATTATTGGCTTCTCGGCCAGACGCGGATTCCACGCGACGGGCAGCGCTGCGGTGCCGCTTTGTATTGGGATCGTCACGAACCGGAGTCGAAATGGATGCAACCATTGGCGTCTGCCTTGAAGGGCACTCGCGTCTACAAGTCGTTTTCTCTTAATAAGGTTCAGCATCCGGACAGCCGGGACCATCCGATACAATTTCTGCACGGAACCGGCATTAATTTATGGTCGGTTCTAAATAGCTGGAAAGGCGCGCCGATGATGTACGGCGGACAATACGAATGGGTAATGACGCAAGCCCGCAAAGCGTTTCCGGACCTGATCGGTAGCATCGAGTTCGACCGAGGGTTACCCTATCTCTTCCCACCGGACTCCACCGACCCGGCGGATGGGCTGCCACCGGCCCGCGCAGCCGATGGCCTACTGACCGGATTGCTCCAACTAACCGCGGTAGCCGGCGCGCAGCGGGGTGCGCTCATTGCATTCGACGAGATCGAGAACCAACTGCACCCGCACGCGATCCGTAAGATCCTGGGCGCGATGCGCGAGCGCGCCGAAGAACATGACTTGACGATCATCATCACTTCGCACTCACCGGTCGTCATGAACGCCTTTCGACGTGAGCCGGACCAGTTCTACGTCTTCGAGCCGGGCGCGGCGCGGATGCCGGTCGCACTGACCGATCTGCACGACGAGGATTGGCTGTCGGCATTTATGTTGGGTGATCTCTATGATCGACTGGAGTTTGCCGCACCGGCGACTCTGCACGCCGGAGATGATTGAGCGTGCGCATTGCGATCCTACCGACCGGCCGCATGGAATGGCAGGCACTCCCGGGCGCCCTGGGTCGGCTTTTCCCCGAGCATGAGTTCTACAGTCTGCCGACGCAAGAGGAAGTTGAGTCGAATGAGGCAATCGACTTTCCCGTACCGTCTTTTACCTCCTGCGACGTGTTGCGCCTCGCCGGTAAGCTTTGCGCAGCAGATAAGCTGATCGAGCGTGCAGTTGCCGAGGCGATCGGGGACCGGCGATCCCAACCCGCCGACCTGGTCCTGATCATCGACGACCTTGAACTCGATAATATCCACCAGCCCGCCGCGGTAGTTGGCATCATTCGCCAAGCCGCTCAACGATACCTGGAACGGATTGCAGCCGACGGTGTGAATACTTACCGCCATACAGAGGCCCTGCGCGAGCGGGTTTCGTTTCACCTGGCCAAGCCGATGATTGAAGCCTGGCTTTTCGCTGACCCGGCCGGACCAACCAATGCCGGCGTATCCGTATCGCGGATACCGAGACTGAAGACCCCGAACGATCCGGAGTGCTTTTGCAGCGATGACCCGGCGTTCGCGGCCGACTCAGGTGCCGACTGCATGGCATGGCATGCATTACCCGACGACACGCTGAAACAGCGGAAGAAAAAGCAAGATTCTCGACCAATCTGGCTGAAGTGCAGCAGTCGGCGGTCCCTGCACCCGAAGGCGTACCTCGCCTGGCTGTGTCTGGATGGTGCCGAAAAGAAGTGCAGCACCTATTCCGAGAGCAAAGGAGGTGCCTATGCACTGGAGCGAATTGCTTGGGACAGCCTGTTGGCCGAGATCGACCACTGCTGCTTTGTCCGGTCCATGGTCAACGATATCGCATCTTGCTTAGGCGTTACCCCAGCGTTCGCGGGCGCCTGCGCACCGGAAACCGATCTCGCCGACAAGCGTCGCCGGAATCGGCTGCTGCGCAATGTTTGAAACATTCAGTGCTGTCCCATCTATCCACCAACAGGCCGATACCGCCCATCAATGACCCACATGCTGGAAGAACGCCACGACCCCGAGCCCCTGGAGCGCCGCCCCGAGGCGCGCACCTTCAAGGTCGAGGACCTGCTGGCCGAACTGCGCCTCGGACGGGTACGCATTCCACCCTTTCAGCGTGGCATCAGATGGAAGTGGCAGGATGCCGCCAAGTTCTTCGATAGCCTCTACCGCGGTTATCCGGTCGGTACCCTGTTATTCTGGGAGACTGGCGCGGAGCCGGCGGACGTGCATTTCGGCTCGGTCCACATCAGCGCGCAGGCACGCACCGACGCACTCTGGGTCGTGGATGGTCAACAGCGGCTCGTCTCGCTCGCCCGGGTGATGCTGGCGCCGGAGCCCAACCTGGATGACTTTGCACTCTATTTCGATCTCGATCAGCGCAGCTTTGTTCGACCGCCGGAAGACCTTACCGAGGACCCCTCCCGCTGGCTGCCCATGACCGAGGTCTTGGATTCGGAACGGCTGATGCAGTGGGCCTTCGAGCATGTCACGAACAACTCGGTGCGACGCGAGCGGGCCTTCACCCTGGGCCGGCGTATCCGGGATTACGAAATCCCCGCCTATCTGGTCCGCACCACCAGGGAAGAGACCTTGCGCGAGGTCTTCGGGCGTACCAATTCGAGCGGCGTGAGCCTGAGTCAGACGGAGGTCTTCGACGCACTGCACAGTGCGCGCGGGCCGGTGCGACCGGCGACACTCGGCCAGATCGTTTCCGCTCTGGAGGCACTCGATTTCGGCCGGGTCGAGGAGAAGTTGCTTTACCGGCTGCTGCGGACCTTACGGGGATTGGATGTGATCGAGCGGGCGGACGACGGGCCGCGGCACCTGTCCGAGGCCGAAGCCCTGGCCGCCTATCGCGAAACGGCTGAAACGGCCGAGCGGGTCATCCAGTTCTTCAGGGCCGACGCCGGCATCCCCCGCTATGAACTGCTGCCTTACAAGAAACCCTTCGTGCTGCTCGGGAAATTCTTCAAGCACTATCCCAACCCCCGGCCGCGCTCGCGCGACCTGCTGGCACGCTGGGTCTGGCGCGGGGCCCTCAACGGCGCACACCGGGGCGACACGGTCTCCACGCGGGCAAGCCTCGAGCGCATCGTCTCAGGCAGCGAAGACACGTCCGTCCAGCGGCTATTGGAGTTGGTGAAGGCACGCCCAAGGGCCTTGCCGGACGCGGCCGACCCCTTCAATTTCCGACACGCCACCAGTAAGTTGCAGGCCTTGGCCTTGCTGGATTTGAAGCCCCGCGACCTGGAAAGCGGGGCACCGATCGGCCTGGACCTGCTCGCCGGACCGCAAGAACAGGTCTTATCGATGCCCGCGATCACCGAGCGCGACTCGGGGGCACTGGCGAAGTCCGTCGCGAACCGGCTGCTTCACCCTAAAGGTCCCGGGCTGCGGCGACTCCTGGTCGAGGTGGTCGACCCTGTCATCCTGGCCTCCCACGGCATCTCCGAGGATGCCATCGAGGCCCTGCGCCGCGACGATATAGACGGCTTTTTCGCGGCACGGGCGCGGGTCCTGCGCAACCATTTCGACCGCTTCTTCGCCCGCCACGCCCGCTGGAACGAGCCGGACCGCCCGTCGCTCGCGGCCTTGATGGTCGATGACGAGGAGGTCTAAAGTGGCTGCATCGCTGCGCGTGCTGCTGAACGCCCTGCCGGTCGGCACCCTGAGTCAGGATCGCA
The DNA window shown above is from Candidatus Thiodictyon syntrophicum and carries:
- a CDS encoding AAA family ATPase, translated to MSQVTLSANRFRVLENLNWSPDGLCLLVGANGSGKTTTLDLLRFLRNFFERGQENAFLSIDGGHIRTRGLAEGEPVELEFAIGEIRWRLSLPLSDSGFTGTYGETLLRGDETILHTEMFSDYWLLGQTRIPRDGQRCGAALYWDRHEPESKWMQPLASALKGTRVYKSFSLNKVQHPDSRDHPIQFLHGTGINLWSVLNSWKGAPMMYGGQYEWVMTQARKAFPDLIGSIEFDRGLPYLFPPDSTDPADGLPPARAADGLLTGLLQLTAVAGAQRGALIAFDEIENQLHPHAIRKILGAMRERAEEHDLTIIITSHSPVVMNAFRREPDQFYVFEPGAARMPVALTDLHDEDWLSAFMLGDLYDRLEFAAPATLHAGDD
- a CDS encoding DUF262 domain-containing protein, with product MTHMLEERHDPEPLERRPEARTFKVEDLLAELRLGRVRIPPFQRGIRWKWQDAAKFFDSLYRGYPVGTLLFWETGAEPADVHFGSVHISAQARTDALWVVDGQQRLVSLARVMLAPEPNLDDFALYFDLDQRSFVRPPEDLTEDPSRWLPMTEVLDSERLMQWAFEHVTNNSVRRERAFTLGRRIRDYEIPAYLVRTTREETLREVFGRTNSSGVSLSQTEVFDALHSARGPVRPATLGQIVSALEALDFGRVEEKLLYRLLRTLRGLDVIERADDGPRHLSEAEALAAYRETAETAERVIQFFRADAGIPRYELLPYKKPFVLLGKFFKHYPNPRPRSRDLLARWVWRGALNGAHRGDTVSTRASLERIVSGSEDTSVQRLLELVKARPRALPDAADPFNFRHATSKLQALALLDLKPRDLESGAPIGLDLLAGPQEQVLSMPAITERDSGALAKSVANRLLHPKGPGLRRLLVEVVDPVILASHGISEDAIEALRRDDIDGFFAARARVLRNHFDRFFARHARWNEPDRPSLAALMVDDEEV